In Acidobacteriota bacterium, the genomic window GGAGGTACTCACCTTCCGGTATCAGAAGTTGGGCAACAGGTTCATAATACCTTGGAGAAAGATCAAGGGGAAGCTACGCCGAATGACTTTAGAGAAACAGCGCTCTCTTGGGATAAGTCCTGACTGTCATCTGAAAGATGATCTTTGTATGAGATGCCCCAGTTGTTTTATCTTTGGCGGTACTGGTGAAACGAGTAGCGCTAAGGTGGCATATAACATATTAGGCAGAATACTCGGTGAGACCTTTATCTCAACGACAGAGGTCGGAGAGGTGGAGCCCTATACCCAGAATGCGGTCGATGAGCTAACCCATACCACGGGACAGGCTTTGATGAATATCGTTACCGTCCCGCCAGAAACCGAATTTTATGGGGTGATTACTGTCAAGGATCCGACTAAAGAGATGGCATCAGTGGT contains:
- the cas7d gene encoding type I-D CRISPR-associated protein Cas7/Csc2 produces the protein MNKMDFLKEVSALPKGVYLQLVTKLTLLDETIIRSNDPEEVLTFRYQKLGNRFIIPWRKIKGKLRRMTLEKQRSLGISPDCHLKDDLCMRCPSCFIFGGTGETSSAKVAYNILGRILGETFISTTEVGEVEPYTQNAVDELTHTTGQALMNIVTVPPETEFYGVITVKDPTKEMASVVIDNLKRLTRIGARSVEWGRATLEILGYKLTDREDLSAYFIVNDNGDLLSELEKVDSLSLPEVESSYRILDEQVATIVESINKKATKRK